In Helianthus annuus mitochondrion, complete genome, the following are encoded in one genomic region:
- the ccmFn gene encoding cytochrome c biogenesis FN, with amino-acid sequence MEAPPIKQERSGSSHGGARIDSIYYYGKSVYQDVNLRSYFGSIRPPTRLTFGFRLGRCIILHFPKRTFIHFFLPRRPRRQKRREKSRPGKGKGQWWAFGKVGPIGCLHSSDGTEEERNEVRGRGAGKRVESIRLDDREKQNEIRIWPKKKQRYGYHDRSPSIKKNLSKSLRVSGAFKHPKYAGLVNDIALLNDDSFRKTKLFKFFFSKKSKKSPSDSPTSHPLKRTLPAVRPSLNYSVMQYLLKTKNQMHFDPVVVLNHFVEPGVVEPSTMGGAHAQGRSLDKRIRFAFFVESSTSEKKFLAEDKKLTHFIRWSNHPRFAGTTKTTISLFPFFGATFFFPRDGVGVYKKFFEYAREQLLRKFRKKCWNLMAKDKVMELIEKFIDLGGIGELIKGIEMMIEIILRNRRIPYGYNFYLNEVKKMRSLLSNRTKTNTLIESVKIKSVYQSASPIAQDISFQPRNKTRSFRSIFSQIVKDIRLVMKKGVEGIRICCSGRSEGAEIARTECENYGKTSSNVFNQKIDYAPAEVSTRYGISGVKVWISYSQKERGRAISETYEI; translated from the coding sequence ATGGAAGCCCCCCCTATCAAGCAAGAAAGAAGCGGCTCTTCCCACGGCGGAGCCCGCATTGACTCTATTTATTATTATGGTAAATCAGTGTATCAAGATGTCAATCTTAGATCTTATTTCGGTTCGATACGTCCACCTACTAGACTCACCTTTGGCTTTCGTCTCGGTAGGTGTATTATTCTACATTTTCCCAAAAGAACATTCATTCATTTCTTTCTTCCCCGTCGACCACGACGACAGAAACGACGCGAAAAATCCAGACCCGGAAAGGGGAAGGGCCAGTGGTGGGCATTTGGTAAAGTCGGGCCGATCGGGTGTCTTCATTCAAGCGACGGTACAGAAGAAGAACGAAACGAAGTGAGAGGCCGGGGGGCAGGGAAAAGAGTCGAGTCGATCAGGCTCGACGACCGGGAGAAGCAAAACGAAATCAGGATTTGGCCGAAAAAGAAGCAACGCTATGGATACCATGACCGATCACCATCGATAAAGAAGAATCTTTCTAAATCACTTCGGGTCAGCGGGGCCTTCAAGCATCCGAAATACGCCGGGCTTGTAAATGACATAGCCCTCCTAAATGACGACTCCTTCAGAAAAACGAAGTTATTCAAGTTCTTTTTCTCAAAGAAGTCAAAGAAGTCCCCCTCCGACAGCCCGACGAGTCATCCACTTAAAAGGACCCTCCCTGCGGTGCGCCCTTCCTTGAATTATTCGGTCATGCAATACTTATTGAAGACAAAGAACCAAATGCATTTCGACCCCGTCGTAGTTCTCAATCATTTCGTGGAACCGGGCGTGGTTGAACCATCTACCATGGGGGGAGCTCATGCACAGGGAAGAAGCTTAGATAAGAGAATACGTTTCGCTTTTTTTGTCGAAAGCTCGACCAGCGAGAAAAAGTTTTTGGCCGAAGACAAAAAGTTGACCCACTTCATTCGCTGGTCGAATCATCCTCGCTTCGCGGGAACAACAAAAACCACCATCTCGCTCTTTCCTTTCTTCGGTGCTACCTTTTTCTTTCCAAGGGACGGGGTTGGGGTGTATAAGAAATTTTTTGAGTATGCCCGGGAACAACTCCTACGAAAATTCAGGAAAAAATGTTGGAACCTCATGGCTAAGGATAAGGTAATGGAATTGATAGAGAAATTCATAGACCTAGGTGGGATAGGAGAATTGATAAAGGGAATAGAGATGATGATAGAGATCATACTGAGAAACAGAAGAATTCCGTACGGGTACAACTTTTATTTGAACGAAGTGAAAAAAATGCGATCTTTGTTGTCTAATAGAACAAAGACTAATACCTTAATTGAGTCGGTCAAGATCAAATCTGTTTATCAAAGTGCTTCTCCGATTGCTCAAGATATCTCTTTTCAACCGAGGAACAAAACAAGATCATTTCGCTCCATTTTTAGTCAAATAGTGAAGGATATTCGATTAGTAATGAAAAAAGGGGTGGAGGGGATCCGTATATGTTGTTCAGGTCGATCAGAAGGTGCAGAAATAGCTAGAACTGAATGCGAAAATTATGGAAAAACATCTAGTAATGTATTTAACCAGAAAATAGATTATGCTCCTGCGGAAGTATCTACTCGTTACGGAATCTCAGGTGTCAAAGTGTGGATTTCATATAGTCAAAAAGAAAGGGGACGTGCTATATCCGAAACGTACGAAATCTAG
- the rpl16 gene encoding ribosomal protein L16 encodes MLLRKYLLVTESQVSKCGFHIVKKKGDVLYPKRTKSSKYRKGRCSRGCKPDGTRLGFGRYGTKSCRAGHLSYRAIEAARRARIGQFHRTMSGQFRINGKIWVRVLADLPITGKPTEVRMGRGKGNPTGWIARVSTGQIPFEMDDVSLSNARQAATLAAHKLCSSTKFVQWS; translated from the coding sequence ATGCTCCTGCGGAAGTATCTACTCGTTACGGAATCTCAGGTGTCAAAGTGTGGATTTCATATAGTCAAAAAGAAAGGGGACGTGCTATATCCGAAACGTACGAAATCTAGTAAATATCGTAAAGGCAGATGTAGTAGGGGTTGCAAACCGGACGGTACACGACTTGGTTTTGGAAGATATGGCACTAAAAGTTGTAGAGCTGGTCATCTTTCATATCGAGCCATTGAAGCAGCGCGTCGAGCTAGAATTGGGCAATTCCATCGTACTATGAGCGGACAATTCCGAATAAATGGTAAGATATGGGTAAGAGTTCTCGCAGATCTCCCTATTACCGGGAAACCTACAGAAGTCAGAATGGGAAGAGGAAAAGGAAATCCTACGGGTTGGATTGCTCGTGTGTCCACAGGACAAATCCCATTTGAAATGGATGATGTGAGTTTGTCAAATGCTCGACAAGCCGCTACATTAGCGGCGCATAAACTATGTTCGTCAACCAAGTTTGTTCAGTGGTCATAA
- the matR gene encoding maturase codes for MKEAIRMVLESIYDPEFPDTSHFRSGRGCHSALRRIKEEWGTSRWFLEFDIRKCFHTIDRHRLIPIFKEEIGDPKFFYSIQKVFSAGRLVGAEKGPYSVPHSVLLSALPDNIYLHKLDQEIGRIQQKYEIPIVQRIRSVLLRTGRIDDQEDSGEEASFNPPQDNRAIIVGRVKSIQRKAAFHSLVSSWHTPPASTPRLRGDQKRSFVFPPSSALAAFLNKPSSLLCAAFLIEAAGLTPKAEFYGRERCNNNWAMRDFFKYCKRKGLLIELGGEAILVIRSERGLARKLAPLKSHYLIRICYARYADDLLLGIVGAVELLIEIKKLLAHFLQSGLNLWVGSAGSTTIAARSTVEFLGTVIREVPPRTTPIQFLRELEKRLRVKQRIHITACHLRSAIHSKFRNLGNSIPIKELTKGMSGTGSLLDAVQLADTLGTAGVRSPQVSVLWGTVKHIRQGSRALSLLHSSGRSKVPSDVQQAVSRSGMSVRKLSLYTPVGRKAAGEGEGDWARSIRSEFPIQIEAPIKKILRRLRDRGLISRRRPWPIHVACLTNVSDGDIVNWSAGIAISPLSYYRCRDNLYQVRTIVDHQIRWSAIFTPAHKHKSSARNIIPKYSKDSNIVNKEGGKTLAEFPNSIELGKLGPGQDPNNKEHSITSLV; via the coding sequence ATGAAAGAGGCGATCAGAATGGTACTCGAATCCATTTACGATCCCGAGTTTCCAGACACATCGCACTTCCGCTCGGGTCGAGGCTGCCACTCGGCCCTAAGACGGATCAAAGAAGAGTGGGGAACCTCTCGCTGGTTTTTGGAATTCGACATCAGGAAGTGTTTTCACACCATCGACCGACATCGACTCATCCCCATCTTTAAGGAAGAGATCGGCGACCCCAAGTTCTTTTACTCCATTCAGAAAGTCTTTTCTGCCGGACGACTCGTAGGGGCGGAGAAGGGCCCTTACTCCGTCCCACACAGTGTATTACTATCGGCCCTACCAGACAACATCTACCTACACAAGCTCGATCAGGAGATAGGGAGGATCCAACAGAAGTACGAAATTCCGATTGTTCAGAGAATAAGATCGGTTCTATTAAGGACAGGTCGTATTGATGACCAAGAAGACTCTGGAGAAGAAGCAAGCTTCAACCCTCCCCAAGACAACAGAGCCATCATTGTGGGGAGGGTAAAGAGCATCCAACGCAAAGCGGCCTTTCATTCCCTTGTTTCGTCGTGGCACACCCCTCCCGCAAGCACCCCCCGGCTCAGGGGGGACCAGAAAAGGTCTTTCGTTTTCCCCCCTTCGTCGGCCCTTGCCGCCTTCCTTAACAAGCCCTCGAGCCTCCTTTGCGCCGCCTTCCTAATAGAAGCCGCCGGGTTGACCCCGAAGGCCGAATTCTATGGTAGAGAACGCTGTAATAATAATTGGGCCATGAGAGACTTTTTTAAGTATTGCAAAAGAAAGGGCCTGCTGATAGAGCTGGGCGGGGAGGCGATACTAGTTATCAGGTCAGAGAGAGGCCTGGCCCGTAAGCTGGCCCCCTTAAAAAGCCATTACTTAATAAGGATTTGTTACGCGCGATATGCCGACGACTTACTACTGGGAATCGTGGGTGCCGTAGAGCTTCTCATAGAAATAAAAAAACTTCTCGCCCACTTCCTACAATCCGGCCTGAACCTTTGGGTAGGCTCTGCAGGATCAACAACAATAGCTGCACGGAGTACGGTAGAATTCCTCGGTACGGTCATTCGGGAAGTCCCTCCGAGGACGACTCCCATACAATTCTTGCGAGAGCTGGAGAAGCGTCTACGAGTAAAGCAGCGTATACATATAACTGCTTGCCACCTACGCTCCGCCATCCATTCCAAGTTTAGGAACCTAGGTAATAGTATCCCGATCAAAGAGCTGACGAAGGGGATGAGCGGAACAGGGAGTCTACTGGACGCGGTTCAACTAGCGGACACTCTTGGAACAGCTGGAGTAAGAAGTCCCCAAGTGAGCGTATTATGGGGGACCGTCAAGCACATCCGGCAAGGATCAAGGGCGCTCTCGTTGTTGCATAGCTCAGGTCGGAGTAAAGTGCCATCGGACGTCCAACAGGCAGTCTCACGATCGGGCATGAGTGTCCGGAAGTTGTCATTGTATACTCCCGTGGGTCGGAAGGCGGCCGGGGAAGGAGAGGGAGACTGGGCGAGATCTATCAGAAGCGAATTCCCCATACAAATAGAGGCGCCTATCAAAAAGATACTCCGAAGGCTTCGGGATCGAGGTCTCATTAGCCGAAGAAGACCCTGGCCAATCCACGTGGCCTGCTTGACGAACGTCAGCGACGGAGACATCGTAAATTGGTCCGCGGGCATCGCGATAAGTCCTCTGTCCTACTACAGGTGCCGCGACAACCTTTACCAAGTCCGAACGATTGTCGACCACCAGATCCGCTGGTCTGCAATATTCACCCCGGCCCACAAGCACAAATCCTCGGCGCGGAATATAATCCCAAAGTACTCCAAAGACTCAAATATAGTAAATAAAGAAGGTGGTAAGACCCTTGCGGAGTTCCCCAACAGCATAGAGCTTGGGAAGCTCGGACCCGGTCAAGATCCGAACAACAAGGAGCACTCAATTACTAGTCTAGTCTAG
- the nad3 gene encoding NADH dehydrogenase subunit 3 yields MSEFAPICIYLVISPLVSLIPLGVPFPFASNSSTYPEKLSAYECGFDPFGDARSRFDIRFYLVSILFIIPDPEVTFSFPWAVPLNKIDPFGSWSMMAFLLILTIGSLYEWKRGASDRE; encoded by the coding sequence ATGTCAGAATTTGCACCTATTTGTATCTATTTAGTGATCAGTCCGCTAGTTTCTTTGATCCCACTCGGTGTTCCTTTTCCATTTGCTTCCAATAGTTCGACCTATCCAGAAAAATTGTCGGCCTACGAATGTGGTTTCGATCCTTTCGGTGATGCCAGAAGTCGTTTTGATATACGATTTTATCTTGTTTCTATTTTATTTATTATCCCTGATCCGGAAGTCACCTTTTCCTTTCCTTGGGCAGTACCTCTCAACAAGATTGATCCCTTTGGATCTTGGTCCATGATGGCCTTTTTATTGATTTTGACGATTGGATCTCTCTATGAATGGAAAAGGGGTGCTTCGGATCGGGAGTAA
- the rps12 gene encoding ribosomal protein S12, whose product MPTLNQLIRHGREEKRRTDRTRASDQCPQKQGVRPRVPTRTPKKPNSAPRKIAKVRLSNRHDIFAHIPGEGHNSQEHSIVLIRGGRVKDSPGVKSHCIRGVKDLLGIPDRRKGRSKYGAEKPKSR is encoded by the coding sequence ATGCCTACATTAAATCAATTGATTCGTCATGGTAGAGAAGAAAAACGGCGCACGGACCGTACTCGAGCTTCGGATCAATGTCCCCAGAAGCAAGGAGTACGCCCGCGTGTACCAACGAGAACACCGAAAAAACCTAATTCAGCTCCACGTAAGATAGCCAAAGTACGGTTGAGCAATCGACATGATATATTTGCTCACATTCCGGGCGAAGGTCATAATTCGCAGGAACATTCTATAGTCTTAATAAGAGGAGGTAGAGTGAAAGATTCGCCAGGTGTGAAATCCCATTGTATTCGAGGAGTCAAGGATTTGTTGGGAATTCCGGATCGAAGAAAAGGGAGATCAAAATATGGTGCAGAAAAACCAAAATCGAGATGA
- the nad9 gene encoding NADH dehydrogenase subunit 9 gives MDNQFIFKYSWETLPKKWVKKMERSEHGNSSDTNTDCPFQLLCFLQLHTYTRVQVSIDICGVDHPSRKRRFEVVYNLLSTRYNSRIRVQTSADEVTRISPVVSPFPSAGRWEREVWDMFGVSSINHPDLRRISTDYGFEGHPLRKDLPLSGYVEVRYDDPEKRVVSEPIEMTQEFRYFDSASPWEQRSDG, from the coding sequence ATGGATAACCAATTCATTTTCAAATATAGTTGGGAGACTTTACCCAAGAAATGGGTAAAAAAAATGGAAAGATCGGAACATGGGAATAGCTCTGATACCAATACGGACTGCCCATTTCAATTGTTGTGCTTTCTTCAATTGCATACCTATACAAGGGTTCAAGTTTCGATCGATATTTGCGGAGTTGATCATCCCTCTCGAAAACGAAGATTTGAAGTGGTCTATAATTTACTGAGTACTCGGTATAACTCACGCATTCGTGTACAAACCAGTGCAGACGAAGTAACACGAATATCCCCGGTAGTCAGTCCATTTCCATCAGCCGGCCGGTGGGAGCGAGAAGTTTGGGATATGTTTGGTGTTTCTTCCATCAATCATCCAGATCTACGCCGTATATCAACAGATTATGGTTTCGAGGGTCATCCATTACGAAAAGACCTTCCTCTGAGTGGATATGTGGAAGTACGCTATGATGATCCAGAGAAACGTGTGGTTTCTGAACCCATTGAGATGACCCAAGAATTTCGCTATTTCGATTCTGCTAGTCCTTGGGAACAGCGTAGCGACGGATAA
- the atp6 gene encoding ATPase subunit 6 produces the protein MRVVKDYYVTIERTVTDNAIIFDYHHYHNNYYYYNLSAFAEMQTRTQAPSPLEQFSILPLIPMNIGNLYFSFTNSSLFMLLTLSLVLLLIHFVTKKGGGNLVPNAWQSLVELIYDFVLNLVNEQIGGLSGNVKQKFFPCILVTFTFLLFCNLQGMIPYSFTVTSHFLITLGLSFSIFIGITIVGFQRNGLHFLSFLLPAGVPLPLAPFLVLLELISYCFRALSLGIRLFANMMAGHSLVKILSGFAWTMLCMNDLLYFIGDLGPLFIVLALTGLELGVAILQAYVFTILICIYLNDAINLH, from the coding sequence ATGAGAGTAGTAAAGGATTATTATGTAACGATTGAAAGAACTGTAACTGACAACGCAATAATTTTTGATTATCACCATTACCATAATAATTATTATTATTATAACCTGAGTGCTTTTGCTGAGATGCAGACTCGGACTCAGGCACCTAGCCCGCTTGAGCAATTTTCCATTCTCCCATTGATTCCTATGAATATAGGAAACTTGTATTTCTCATTCACAAATTCATCTTTGTTTATGCTGCTAACTCTCAGTTTGGTCCTACTTCTGATTCATTTTGTTACTAAAAAAGGAGGAGGAAACTTAGTACCAAATGCTTGGCAATCCTTGGTAGAGCTTATTTATGATTTCGTGCTGAACCTGGTAAACGAACAAATAGGGGGTCTTTCAGGAAATGTTAAACAAAAGTTTTTCCCTTGCATCTTGGTCACTTTTACTTTTTTGTTATTTTGTAATCTTCAGGGTATGATACCTTATAGCTTCACAGTTACAAGTCATTTTCTCATTACTTTAGGTCTCTCATTTTCTATTTTTATTGGCATTACTATAGTGGGATTTCAAAGAAACGGGCTTCATTTTTTAAGCTTCTTATTACCCGCAGGAGTCCCACTGCCATTAGCACCTTTTTTAGTACTCCTTGAGCTAATTTCTTATTGTTTTCGCGCATTAAGCTTAGGAATACGTTTATTTGCTAATATGATGGCCGGTCATAGTTTAGTAAAGATTTTAAGTGGGTTCGCTTGGACTATGCTATGTATGAATGATCTTTTGTATTTTATAGGGGATCTTGGTCCTTTATTTATAGTTCTTGCATTAACCGGTCTGGAATTAGGTGTAGCTATATTACAAGCTTATGTTTTTACGATCTTAATCTGTATTTACTTGAATGATGCTATAAATCTCCATTAA